One window of the bacterium genome contains the following:
- the tnpB gene encoding IS66 family insertion sequence element accessory protein TnpB: protein MIQVAPQMRVLVAVEPADFRKGIDGLAKLAREELDHDPFSGCLFVFRNRKATAVKILVYDGQGFWLCYKRLSAGRFRFWPAGKKLRSLEAHELQVLLSAGDFSAARAAPPWRRLSSGT, encoded by the coding sequence ATGATTCAGGTGGCGCCGCAGATGCGGGTGCTGGTCGCGGTGGAGCCTGCGGACTTCCGCAAGGGCATTGACGGCCTGGCCAAACTGGCTCGTGAGGAGCTCGACCACGACCCTTTCTCCGGCTGCCTGTTCGTGTTCCGCAACCGCAAGGCCACGGCGGTGAAGATCCTGGTCTATGACGGTCAGGGTTTCTGGCTCTGCTACAAGCGCCTGTCGGCGGGGCGATTCCGCTTCTGGCCGGCCGGGAAGAAGCTACGGTCTCTGGAAGCCCACGAGCTGCAGGTGCTGCTCTCGGCTGGCGATTTCTCAGCGGCAAGGGCTGCGCCGCCGTGGCGCCGCCTAAGTTCAGGCACTTGA
- a CDS encoding DUF4338 domain-containing protein, producing MEVKLKYRGREITDEDLAFIAKLIAQNPGASRRRLSKLLCEAWDWRQANGELRDMVCRGLMLKLHRAGLIELPPVRFTPHNNVVARRKPQRVLVDQTPLCTSLKEIQPLEILQVRRTREEAFYDGLIEEYHYLGYTRPVGEHLKYLIVTSNRPVACMAWGSAPRHLGPRDRFIGWSAEARRRNIRYVAYNTRFLILPWVEVPHLASHLLGRMTRMLPADWERLYSHLIYYLETFVDPRRFRGTCYLAANWIALGQTTGIGHNSRTKKATQPKKEVLGYPMRKDFRQLLGAAP from the coding sequence ATGGAGGTGAAGCTCAAGTACCGAGGTCGCGAGATCACGGATGAGGACCTCGCGTTCATCGCGAAGCTGATCGCCCAAAACCCTGGCGCCAGCCGCCGACGGCTGTCGAAGCTGCTGTGCGAGGCTTGGGACTGGAGACAAGCCAATGGCGAGCTGCGGGACATGGTCTGCCGCGGCCTGATGCTGAAGTTGCATCGCGCCGGGCTCATCGAGCTGCCCCCCGTGCGTTTTACTCCCCACAACAACGTGGTCGCTCGGCGCAAGCCTCAGAGAGTCTTGGTTGACCAGACGCCTCTGTGCACTTCCCTGAAGGAGATCCAGCCGCTGGAGATCCTCCAGGTCCGGCGCACGCGAGAAGAGGCGTTCTATGATGGCCTGATCGAGGAGTATCACTACCTCGGCTACACCCGGCCGGTCGGCGAGCACCTGAAGTACCTGATCGTGACGTCGAATCGGCCGGTGGCGTGCATGGCGTGGGGCTCGGCGCCGCGCCATCTGGGTCCGCGCGACCGTTTCATCGGCTGGTCGGCTGAGGCCCGTCGTCGCAACATTCGCTATGTGGCCTACAACACCCGCTTCCTGATCCTTCCCTGGGTCGAAGTGCCCCATCTGGCGTCGCACCTTCTAGGTCGCATGACGCGGATGCTTCCGGCGGACTGGGAACGCCTATACAGCCACCTGATCTACTACCTCGAGACCTTCGTCGATCCGCGGCGTTTCCGTGGCACCTGCTACCTGGCGGCCAACTGGATTGCCTTGGGTCAGACCACCGGCATCGGCCATAACTCGCGGACGAAGAAAGCCACCCAGCCGAAGAAGGAAGTGTTGGGTTACCCGATGCGGAAAGACTTTCGCCAGCTGCTCGGGGCGGCGCCATGA